In Chaetodon trifascialis isolate fChaTrf1 chromosome 2, fChaTrf1.hap1, whole genome shotgun sequence, one DNA window encodes the following:
- the pdcd4a gene encoding programmed cell death protein 4a codes for MATEVDTWSSAPQADGMFSFDDSRAEADRPYSGDEDALNEAEVNGNWTPQEKALHEARLKAKAKRRLRKSSSRNSTSESFSESGDVAVGDPNSPKGKGNTNDRKSRTGKGRGLPKKGGAGGKGVWGAAGMVYEDEEPDVRDPNYDESAQGDTVYAKVVPEVDEKELEKMVNPIVQEYFEHGDTKEVQMLLKELNLGPHKYEFSSLAVSLSLEGKASHRELTSRLLSDLSGKLLSQSDMARAFDKMLKELPDLILDTPEAPQMLGQFIARAIADHILPMSFLDCYKGKVDCDHARVALDRAAVLLSMTREMVRLDNVWGVGGGQRPVKHLVKEMNLLLKEYLVSGDVSEAERCLRDLEVPHFHHELVYEAVVMVLESKGDTASHMMMKLLQSFWKTGLVTVDQMNRGFQRVYNELPEINLDVPHAHSIMETFVDLCYQESVITKQLRDACPSRGRKRFVSEGDGGMIKN; via the exons GGATGTTCTCTTTTGACGACAGCAGGGCAGAGGCCGACCGTCCCTACAGTGGCGACGAGGACGCACTGAACGAGGCGGAGGTGAACGGGAACTGGACACCCCAGGAGAAGGCGCTCCACGAGGCGCGGCTCAAGGCCAAAGCCAAGCGCCGCCTGCGCAAGTCCTCCTCCCGCAACTCCACCAGCGAGTCCTTCTCCGAGTCTGGAGATGTGGCGGTAGGCGACCCGAACAGTCCGAAGGGCAAAGGCAACACCAACGACCGCAAATCCAGGACGGGCAAAGGCCGAGGGCTGCCCAAAAAAG GTGGGGCAGGTGGTAAAGGAGTTTGGGGGGCTGCCGGGATGGTTTATGAAGACGAGGAGCCGGATGTACGGGACCCCAACTATGACGAATCTGCTCAG GGGGACACAGTTTATGCTAAAGTTGTTCCCGAGGTGGAcgagaaggagctggagaagatgGTCAACCCGATCGTTCAGGAGTACTTTGAACACGGAGACACCAAAGAGGTGCAG ATGTTGCTGAAGGAGCTCAACCTGGGCCCTCATAAGTACGAGTTCTCCTCCCTGGCCGTGTCGCTGTCCCTGGAGGGCAAAGCCAGCCACAGAGAGCTGACCTCCCGCCTGCTGTCCGACCTGTCGGGGAAGCTGCTGTCACAAAGCGACATGGCGCGCGCCTTCGACAAGATGCTCAAAGAGCTGCCAGACCTCATACTGGACACGCCGGAGGCTCCGCAG ATGTTGGGCCAGTTCATAGCCAGAGCCATCGCGGACCACATCCTCCCCATGTCTTTCCTGGACTGTTACAAGGGCAAAGTGGACTGTGACCATGCCAG AGTGGCGTTGGACCGTGCCGCCGTGCTGCTCAGCATGACGAGGGAGATGGTTCGCCTGGATAACGTGTGGGGCGTCGGCGGAGGCCAGAGGCCCGTCAAACATCTCGTCAAAGAG ATGAACCTCCTCCTCAAGGAGTACCTGGTGTCAGGAGACGTGTCGGAGGCGGAGCGCTGCCTGCGGGACCTGGAGGTCCCACACTTCCACCACGAGCTGGTCTATGAG GCGGTAGTGATGGTGCTGGAGTCAAAAGGAGACACCGCCAGTCACatgatgatgaagctgctgcagtcCTTCTGGAAAACAGGCCTCGTCACTGTGGACCAGATGAACAGG GGCTTCCAGCGCGTCTATAACGAGCTCCCTGAAATCAACCTCGATGTGCCGCATGCTCACTCCATCATGGAGACCTTTGTGGACCTCTGCTACCAGGAGTCTGTCATCACCAAACAGCTGAGGGACGCCTGTCCCTCCAG AGGGCGGAAGCGCTTTGTAAGCGAAGGAGATGGAGGCATGATCAAAAACTAa